A single window of Oreochromis aureus strain Israel breed Guangdong linkage group 7, ZZ_aureus, whole genome shotgun sequence DNA harbors:
- the pex11a gene encoding peroxisomal membrane protein 11A has protein sequence MDPFVKFTSQSQGRDRIFRAAQYACSLAVYLLRNNSDRKDLVAKLKSLETSLSAGRKLLRLGNAANSIEAAKRTVQLSDRVLRLCLTVANVSRALYFICDNVLWAKSVGLIRNIDKERWSLNSSRFYFFSLVMHLSRDVYAVLQVMTKRSRDKNFKQRMDQHLTKNPEVAEVVVPHLDGFLFLLLETLKSHPDLALDSVKNICDLFMPLDKLGLYQSNGGVMGFCGLISSLIGIVTLTQPRLRIAP, from the exons ATGGACCCATTTGTAAAATTCACAAGTCAGAGTCAGGGAAGGGACCGCATATTCAG ggcAGCTCAGTATGCTTGTTCACTTGCTGTTTATTTACTCCGAAACAACTCGGACAGAAAGGACCTTGTGGCAAAACTTAAAAGTCTGGAAACCAGCTTGAGCGCTGGACGAAAAT TGCTCAGGCTGGGAAATGCAGCAAATTCCATTGAGGCTGCTAAACGAACCGTGCAGCTCTCGGACCGAGTGCTGCGCTTGTGCCTTACTGTGGCCAACGTGAGCCGCGCCCTCTACTTTATCTGTGACAATGTCCTTTGGGCCAAAAGTGTCGGTCTTATCCGCAATATCGACAAGGAACGCTGGAGTTTAAACTCCTCCCGCTTCTACTTCTTCTCATTAGTTATGCATCTCAGCAGAGATGTTTATGCGGTTCTCCAGGTGATGACAAAGAGGTCAAGAGATAAAAACTTTAAACAGAGAATGGATCAGCATCTCACTAAGAATCCTGAAGTAGCTGAAGTTGTCGTCCCTCACCTGGATGGCtttctctttctgcttttggaAACCCTGAAATCACACCCGGATCTTGCCTTGGACTCTGTGAAAAACATCTGTGATCTCTTCATGCCCTTAGATAAGCTTGGTTTATACCAGTCAAATGGGGGAGTGATGGGATTCTGTGGTCTGATATCATCACTGATTGGGATCGTCACCCTCACACAGCCCAGGCTAAGGATCGCACCGTGA